One window of Ziziphus jujuba cultivar Dongzao chromosome 5, ASM3175591v1 genomic DNA carries:
- the LOC132803786 gene encoding uncharacterized protein LOC132803786, protein MYQFKFVEENITVHLFFKCTVARALWLASPWGIKWENVQLPSLEAYLDRIADPVGSLPISHNDGDSFVLYAVIILESIWKIRNKLVCEGKRSPLEDEVRVINRRFDEFWMSRTTPANQLAPTGNQATTWSPPPYGTIKINSDASIGKDFASLGIVVRNHVGQVLKVEVWKERIDVAEAAEAAAICKALSMAVNEGFQDVMCESDAQSIVQALNNTRSHSFHWSADVFIKEILQLCPVFNSVTFAWTPRNNNRMAHLAVRWGLLNSFCGQICPFLISREFVEVMLQEGGQQTSS, encoded by the coding sequence ATGTATCAGTTCAAATTCGTAGAAGAGAATATAACAGTTCATCTGTTCTTTAAGTGTACGGTCGCAAGGGCACTCTGGTTAGCCTCTCCCTGGGGCATTAAGTGGGAAAACGTTCAACTGCCTAGCCTCGAAGCTTATCTCGATAGGATTGCAGACCCGGTAGGCAGCTTACCAATCTCCCACAACGATGGTGATAGTTTTGTTCTGTATGCGGTGATTATATTGGAGTCTATCTGGAAAATCAGGAATAAGCTCGTTTGTGAAGGTAAAAGAAGTCCTCTAGAAGATGAAGTCAGGGTCATTAATAGAAGATTTGATGAGTTCTGGATGAGCAGGACTACCCCAGCAAACCAGTTAGCCCCCACTGGAAATCAAGCAACCACATGGTCCCCTCCCCCTTATGGGACAATAAAAATTAACTCGGACGCGTCGATAGGGAAGGATTTTGCTAGTCTCGGTATTGTAGTGAGGAACCATGTTGGCCAAGTCCTCAAAGTTGAAGTTTGGAAAGAGAGGATAGATGTTGCAGAAGCAGCAGAAGCTGCTGCAATCTGTAAGGCTTTGTCCATGGCTGTTAACGAAGGCTTCCAGGACGTTATGTGCGAAAGTGATGCCCAAAGCATAGTTCAAGCTCTCAACAATACGCGGTCTCACTCTTTCCATTGGTCTGCAGACGTTTTCATCaaggaaatattacaactgTGTCCTGTTTTCAATTCTGTAACCTTTGCTTGGACCCCAAGAAACAACAATAGGATGGCTCACCTAGCAGTCAGATGGGGTCTGCTGAATAGCTTTTGTGGTCAGATTTGTCCTTTTTTGATCTCTAGAGAGTTTGTAGAGGTAATGCTTCAAGAAGGTGGTCAACAGACTTCTTcttaa